A DNA window from Nitrospira sp. contains the following coding sequences:
- a CDS encoding hypothetical protein (Evidence 4 : Unknown function but conserved in other organisms; MaGe:77309590), translating to MMAASLYLLREPLEGIESSLFAPLDAESAFLIEGGLPSSSKSFAEIVQKSDRKEVSSQSSVTEAELLELVFAHGKVIVL from the coding sequence ATGATGGCAGCTTCTTTATATCTGCTTCGTGAGCCTCTTGAAGGGATTGAATCGAGTCTCTTTGCTCCGTTGGATGCTGAATCGGCGTTTCTTATTGAAGGAGGGTTGCCTTCCTCTTCGAAGAGTTTTGCTGAAATTGTCCAAAAGAGTGATAGGAAGGAAGTATCTTCTCAGAGCAGCGTGACGGAAGCTGAATTATTGGAATTGGTGTTTGCTCATGGAAAGGTTATTGTGCTCTGA
- a CDS encoding hypothetical protein (Evidence 4 : Unknown function but conserved in other organisms; MaGe:77309591), translated as MAKKIAVVIREDPRKTHRPVEALRIALGLVAGTHETTVVLLNEAARLLAEDLDDVIDMDILEKYLPSIEHLEIPFILQSDADRSLVQPQFAVQYQNSEYIRRFLTEVDRTLVF; from the coding sequence ATGGCGAAGAAAATAGCCGTGGTGATTCGCGAAGATCCCCGTAAAACCCATCGTCCGGTGGAAGCCTTGCGTATTGCACTTGGGCTGGTGGCCGGCACTCATGAGACAACGGTTGTGTTATTGAATGAAGCAGCGCGGTTGCTGGCTGAAGATCTCGATGATGTCATCGATATGGACATTCTTGAAAAGTATCTTCCTTCCATCGAACATCTTGAGATTCCTTTTATCTTACAATCGGATGCCGATCGATCTTTAGTCCAGCCACAATTCGCAGTTCAGTATCAAAACTCTGAATACATTCGTCGATTTTTGACGGAAGTCGATCGGACGCTCGTATTTTGA
- a CDS encoding DrsE domain-containing protein (MaGe:77309592) — protein sequence MNSKKLGLLLSVPPTHKSVETVYRLSRAALQRNTEVYLYLIDEGVKNISDARYEQLATDGVKLFACAYGCQQHHVATDGIHSKISLCGLVVLSGIIDACDQFLAFT from the coding sequence ATGAATTCAAAGAAGCTCGGACTGCTTCTTTCAGTCCCTCCAACACATAAAAGCGTTGAGACAGTGTATCGTCTTTCACGAGCGGCTTTGCAGCGCAATACCGAGGTGTATTTGTACCTCATCGACGAAGGGGTAAAGAATATTTCCGACGCTCGGTATGAGCAACTGGCAACAGATGGCGTGAAGCTCTTTGCCTGCGCGTATGGATGCCAACAGCATCATGTAGCGACTGACGGAATCCACTCAAAGATCTCGTTATGCGGACTCGTCGTCTTATCCGGGATCATCGACGCCTGCGATCAATTTCTTGCGTTTACATAA
- a CDS encoding Histidine--tRNA ligase (MaGe:77309593), which produces MIKGIKGVKDLLPEETPRWRLIEEKARLWASTFGFHEIRLPIFELTTLFARSIGASTDIVEKEMYTFQDRDGTSLTLRPEGTAGTVRAFIEHNRAADPLPQKYFYLGPMFRHERPQAGRLRQFHQFGVESFGMADPRADVETIALLWQLLSDLQLPALTLEINNLGYTSDREAYRPVLVAYLRKQESQLCANCLRRIETNPLRVLDCKVPACRAATEAAPTLAGSMSGEAATYFENVLEGLRAIGIPYQLNHRLVRGLDYYCLTTFEVTTTNLGAQNAVGAGGRYDGLVETLDGPKTPAVGFAVGIERISMMLPESLTPPPAGNKTVYIAAFGERAALQGLKILQDLRLAGIRAVTDFRSATLKAHLRQADRFACRYTLILGDDELDKGSAILRNMETKDQQDLSLSRLVDSILPHILAS; this is translated from the coding sequence ATGATCAAGGGTATTAAAGGTGTGAAAGATCTCCTTCCCGAGGAGACTCCGCGCTGGCGTCTAATAGAAGAGAAGGCCAGGCTCTGGGCTTCCACGTTCGGATTTCACGAAATCCGCCTGCCGATCTTTGAGCTCACGACGCTCTTTGCCCGCAGTATCGGAGCCTCAACGGATATTGTCGAAAAAGAAATGTACACGTTTCAGGACCGGGACGGTACGTCGCTGACGCTGCGCCCTGAGGGAACGGCGGGAACGGTCCGGGCCTTCATCGAACACAATCGCGCAGCCGATCCGCTCCCGCAAAAATATTTTTATCTGGGTCCGATGTTTCGCCATGAACGGCCCCAAGCCGGTCGCCTGCGGCAATTTCATCAGTTCGGCGTCGAATCATTCGGCATGGCCGATCCGCGGGCGGATGTGGAGACGATTGCCTTGCTATGGCAGTTACTCTCCGACCTTCAGCTCCCCGCGCTGACGCTGGAAATCAACAATCTTGGGTACACGAGCGACCGGGAAGCCTATCGACCGGTGCTGGTGGCCTATCTGCGCAAGCAGGAAAGCCAGCTCTGCGCGAATTGCCTAAGACGGATCGAGACCAATCCATTACGTGTGCTGGATTGTAAGGTACCGGCCTGTCGAGCCGCTACAGAGGCGGCACCGACACTAGCTGGCTCAATGTCGGGCGAAGCCGCCACTTATTTTGAGAATGTATTGGAAGGCCTTCGCGCCATCGGTATTCCCTACCAGCTGAATCATCGGCTGGTTCGGGGGTTGGATTACTATTGTCTGACGACGTTTGAAGTGACGACGACCAATTTGGGTGCGCAGAACGCGGTGGGCGCCGGTGGCCGCTATGATGGGCTGGTGGAGACCCTGGACGGTCCAAAGACGCCGGCCGTCGGCTTTGCTGTCGGTATTGAACGTATCTCGATGATGCTTCCGGAATCCCTCACTCCGCCTCCAGCCGGAAATAAGACCGTCTATATAGCCGCCTTCGGTGAACGGGCCGCGCTGCAAGGTTTGAAGATCCTTCAAGACCTCCGCCTGGCCGGTATTCGAGCGGTGACGGATTTTCGTTCCGCGACGTTAAAAGCCCATCTCCGTCAAGCTGATCGGTTTGCCTGTCGCTATACTCTCATTCTCGGGGATGATGAACTCGATAAAGGCTCGGCGATCCTCAGAAACATGGAAACAAAAGATCAACAGGATCTTTCTCTTTCGCGTCTTGTAGATTCTATCCTTCCTCACATTCTCGCTTCTTAA
- a CDS encoding FAD-dependent thymidylate synthase (MaGe:77309594): MSQDQSSRRVIAVAPMPPEKSAYALARYSRSPDSIESSIRWVHGHSSEKFWDQFYFDYGHASIADLGHVIVCFENISELAAIRLEDEPLWDGQAKSSRYQNFASGSWYIPDSLRGSETEGTYEGILRSLSEVYRLLHPQLTQFLAERDPRPESMKPADYQRTIAARAFDVTRYLLPLAAKTNVGQVVSIRTLEKQITRLLSSQLPELRLIADDLKDACQRAPMNIWGELSGQAAGMMEPLAPTLARHAKPNDYQASVYQELGRYAKEALKGTGLDQPSTWGDQEPVELIEGHDPIDEIVTTLLYRVTHAPYRKILAVVRDWTEKQKQDAIDVSMNSRGPYDELIKEFRSGYAFTFDILMDIGGWRDMHRHRRCQQIQQNFTTIHGYDVPPPLVQAGLDSEYRQAMDAVRTDIEQLKKTSAEGSLYAIPFGFKVRCLFKMDYAEAEYIAKLRSGVKGHWSYRTIAWLMKQKLAARYPVLGNRIQATSPDIDDTLTR; the protein is encoded by the coding sequence ATGAGTCAGGATCAATCCAGCCGGCGCGTGATCGCCGTGGCGCCCATGCCACCGGAGAAATCCGCCTATGCCCTCGCGCGGTACAGCCGCTCGCCGGATTCCATCGAGAGCAGCATTCGCTGGGTGCATGGCCATTCCTCAGAAAAATTCTGGGACCAATTCTATTTCGACTACGGCCATGCGTCGATTGCCGACCTGGGCCACGTCATCGTCTGTTTCGAAAATATATCCGAACTTGCCGCGATTCGCCTCGAAGACGAACCCCTATGGGATGGGCAGGCGAAATCGAGCCGCTATCAAAACTTTGCATCCGGCAGCTGGTATATCCCGGATTCGTTGCGCGGATCCGAGACCGAAGGCACCTACGAAGGCATCTTGCGAAGCCTGTCCGAGGTCTATCGCCTCCTGCATCCGCAGCTCACTCAATTTCTCGCAGAGCGAGACCCGCGCCCTGAATCGATGAAGCCGGCGGACTACCAGCGCACCATCGCCGCGCGGGCATTCGACGTCACGCGCTATCTCCTGCCGCTGGCCGCGAAGACCAATGTCGGGCAGGTCGTCAGCATCAGGACATTGGAAAAACAAATTACGCGCCTGCTCTCATCCCAGTTGCCGGAGTTGCGTCTGATCGCCGACGATCTCAAAGATGCCTGCCAGCGCGCCCCCATGAACATCTGGGGCGAATTGAGTGGCCAGGCGGCGGGGATGATGGAACCGCTGGCTCCGACCCTCGCGCGCCATGCCAAACCGAACGACTATCAAGCCTCCGTGTATCAAGAGCTGGGCCGATACGCGAAAGAAGCCCTCAAGGGCACCGGCTTGGATCAGCCTTCGACCTGGGGCGATCAGGAGCCCGTCGAGTTGATCGAGGGGCATGACCCCATCGATGAAATCGTCACGACCTTGCTCTATCGCGTCACGCACGCGCCCTATCGGAAGATCCTCGCCGTCGTCCGCGACTGGACCGAGAAGCAGAAGCAGGACGCGATCGATGTGAGCATGAATTCTCGGGGGCCCTACGACGAACTCATCAAGGAGTTCCGCAGCGGGTACGCTTTCACGTTCGACATCCTCATGGATATCGGCGGCTGGCGCGACATGCACCGGCATCGGCGCTGCCAGCAGATTCAGCAAAACTTCACGACGATCCACGGCTACGACGTGCCGCCGCCGCTTGTGCAGGCGGGATTGGACTCGGAATACCGGCAGGCCATGGATGCCGTGCGCACCGACATCGAGCAGTTAAAAAAGACCAGCGCAGAAGGCTCGCTCTACGCCATTCCCTTCGGCTTCAAAGTCCGCTGCCTCTTCAAGATGGATTATGCCGAAGCGGAATACATCGCCAAGCTCAGGTCCGGCGTGAAAGGCCATTGGTCCTACCGCACCATCGCCTGGCTGATGAAACAGAAACTGGCGGCGCGGTATCCTGTGCTTGGAAATCGTATCCAGGCCACCTCGCCCGACATCGACGACACCTTGACGAGATAA
- a CDS encoding TPRREGION domain-containing protein (MaGe:77309595), giving the protein MSDHQRTCETALLAGQWDAAESAARAWARHLPEGKEKDPRPHFALNAVHLVRGQFADAWQTHQRCLQEPDDIAEVKQWVEGFVGQQQENAHAHLIMGLFLAQSGESEQSMKSYKEAAKLAPESAYPHYFLAQIHERANHLEMAIKEYREAVRLAPEYAPARTNLGVAYQEQGRLEMAIPQYREVIKLSPDDHIGHANLACALAEQGKMEPAVQSYKTALKLNPNDAEVHFALGGLYETRGRLDLAEKVYRDALSANAEFGAAYSALGWLSLRKQRMQDAQELFSRALKCNEEDPRAYHGIAELYAIRGKRQSAMENYSKAVKYYRDPEMRNALMNQLFQEGQVPD; this is encoded by the coding sequence ATGTCCGACCACCAACGAACTTGTGAAACCGCGCTCCTTGCCGGGCAATGGGACGCCGCTGAATCGGCTGCTCGCGCCTGGGCCCGCCATCTTCCCGAGGGAAAAGAAAAAGACCCGCGCCCCCATTTTGCCTTGAATGCCGTGCATCTCGTGCGTGGGCAGTTCGCCGACGCTTGGCAGACGCATCAGCGTTGTCTTCAAGAACCCGACGACATCGCCGAGGTCAAGCAGTGGGTGGAAGGGTTCGTCGGCCAGCAGCAGGAGAATGCCCACGCCCACCTGATCATGGGATTGTTCCTTGCCCAGTCCGGCGAGTCGGAGCAATCCATGAAGTCGTACAAAGAAGCGGCGAAACTCGCGCCCGAATCGGCCTACCCGCATTACTTTCTCGCGCAGATCCACGAACGGGCGAATCACCTCGAAATGGCGATCAAAGAATACCGCGAAGCCGTGCGCCTCGCGCCCGAGTATGCCCCGGCCCGCACCAATCTCGGCGTGGCCTATCAGGAGCAAGGCCGCCTGGAGATGGCCATTCCGCAATATCGCGAAGTCATCAAGCTCAGCCCAGACGATCACATTGGCCACGCCAATCTCGCCTGCGCGCTGGCGGAGCAAGGCAAGATGGAGCCGGCGGTGCAATCGTACAAAACGGCGCTGAAGCTCAACCCGAACGATGCCGAAGTCCATTTCGCGCTGGGCGGATTGTACGAAACGAGGGGACGGCTGGATCTGGCGGAGAAGGTCTATCGGGACGCGCTGAGCGCCAACGCCGAATTCGGCGCCGCCTATTCCGCGCTGGGCTGGTTGTCGCTTCGCAAGCAGCGCATGCAGGACGCGCAGGAACTTTTCAGCCGGGCATTGAAGTGCAACGAAGAAGATCCCCGCGCCTACCACGGCATTGCCGAACTCTACGCCATCCGCGGCAAGCGCCAGAGCGCGATGGAGAACTACTCCAAAGCGGTCAAGTACTACCGTGACCCCGAAATGCGCAACGCACTCATGAATCAGCTCTTCCAAGAAGGCCAGGTGCCGGATTAG
- a CDS encoding NTPase (MaGe:77309596) encodes MTALSADRPSIDPKEDLFGHAPFAASLANSIRNYQSSDGLVLALYGPWGSGKSTVLSYVRYYLELLEKNDRPVIISFNPWWFSGQDNLARAFLGQLQAVLPNTNEKFKRLSNLLGEFAEGVGGLIDLTGMTGGLGSKLGKLLGIIGRQKPKDVPALKAEISKILLDADKRILILIDDIDRLTPEETRQLFTVIKALGDFPNVVYLLAFDREVATYAIEQQVGLPGDRYLEKIIQVPFELPPIDQTALHAALFKRLDKILGETPEGLFDQSYWINVFHDGIDALIKLPRDVVRFTNTLSVTYQTIRGEVNPVDFIALEALRVFLPDLYAVIRTNQEMFAGQNHETPKTFHEKWASELPEELRVSIQAMMERLFPKIDGTSYGPDSLAQWRRNLQVCHPDLFPLYFRLTVPPGAVRRSDLRTLLSLADTPAALGQALIAATLEKRPDGLSKARALLERIMDHVESDIPVKHVPVFISVLLNIGDDLVLASDEQGFFDFGNESRVTRVVYHLLKRIEKLQRLPLLKASIAEGRGIGVQRYLLVKLLDYFNKEEAGETQALIEGSALDELKAAWLNNLRTRVGSGHLLTHKQLASLLTAWSVWAEPAEVRRWCEEVTTSDEGLLTFLTRFCSYTRLQTMGDSAVRLQPRLNPKWLEEYIDTSASALRLVSLQAAGKVSSFAQEAVVQFLIEYEMIKAGKNPDSSDALDD; translated from the coding sequence ATGACAGCCCTTTCTGCAGACCGTCCGAGTATAGATCCGAAGGAGGATCTATTCGGACATGCGCCCTTCGCTGCAAGTCTTGCCAACAGCATCAGGAATTATCAGAGCAGTGATGGTCTAGTACTTGCCCTTTATGGACCGTGGGGATCAGGAAAATCGACAGTTTTGAGCTATGTGCGCTATTACCTAGAACTGTTAGAGAAAAACGATAGGCCTGTTATCATCTCGTTCAATCCTTGGTGGTTTTCAGGACAGGACAATCTCGCCAGGGCATTTCTTGGCCAGCTACAAGCTGTACTCCCAAACACAAATGAAAAATTCAAACGTCTAAGCAATCTTCTCGGCGAATTTGCTGAGGGAGTAGGAGGCTTAATTGACCTAACGGGCATGACTGGCGGCCTGGGCAGCAAGCTTGGGAAGCTCCTCGGCATAATCGGGAGACAAAAACCTAAAGACGTGCCAGCACTTAAGGCCGAGATTAGTAAGATTCTACTAGATGCTGACAAACGGATCCTGATTCTCATCGACGATATTGACCGTCTAACTCCGGAAGAGACAAGACAACTTTTTACGGTTATCAAGGCTCTGGGTGACTTTCCTAATGTCGTATATCTTCTGGCTTTCGATCGTGAAGTGGCAACTTATGCCATCGAACAACAAGTTGGACTACCCGGTGATCGGTATCTGGAAAAAATAATTCAGGTGCCTTTCGAATTACCTCCGATCGACCAGACGGCATTGCACGCAGCTCTTTTCAAACGATTGGATAAGATACTTGGAGAGACGCCAGAAGGTCTCTTTGACCAGTCATACTGGATAAATGTTTTTCATGACGGCATCGACGCGTTAATCAAACTGCCGCGTGATGTCGTGAGGTTTACAAATACACTATCGGTCACCTATCAGACGATACGTGGCGAGGTAAATCCTGTTGATTTCATTGCATTGGAGGCCCTGCGCGTCTTTCTTCCAGACCTTTACGCCGTGATTCGCACAAATCAAGAGATGTTTGCCGGCCAAAACCATGAGACCCCAAAAACTTTTCATGAGAAATGGGCAAGTGAACTACCAGAAGAGTTGCGTGTCAGCATACAAGCAATGATGGAACGTCTTTTCCCAAAGATCGATGGAACAAGTTATGGTCCTGATTCGCTGGCGCAGTGGCGTAGAAATCTACAGGTCTGTCATCCTGATTTATTCCCACTTTATTTTCGGCTGACGGTTCCTCCTGGTGCCGTTCGTCGGAGCGATTTACGTACTCTTCTGAGTCTGGCAGATACACCAGCGGCGTTAGGGCAAGCGCTGATTGCGGCCACACTAGAAAAGCGTCCAGATGGACTCTCGAAGGCCCGTGCATTGCTGGAACGAATAATGGACCACGTTGAATCTGACATCCCCGTGAAGCATGTCCCCGTATTTATCAGTGTACTTCTGAATATTGGAGATGATCTCGTGCTAGCGAGTGATGAGCAAGGCTTCTTCGATTTTGGTAATGAGTCACGCGTGACGAGGGTTGTATATCACTTACTCAAACGAATCGAGAAACTCCAGCGGCTACCGCTTCTAAAAGCGTCAATAGCCGAAGGCCGTGGGATTGGAGTACAGCGTTACCTGCTTGTTAAACTTTTGGATTACTTCAACAAAGAAGAGGCGGGAGAAACCCAAGCGCTGATTGAGGGCAGCGCACTCGATGAACTTAAAGCGGCTTGGCTAAATAATCTCCGGACCCGAGTAGGAAGTGGTCATTTATTGACACATAAACAACTTGCGTCATTACTCACAGCTTGGAGCGTCTGGGCTGAACCAGCCGAGGTACGAAGATGGTGTGAAGAGGTGACCACTTCCGACGAGGGTTTGCTCACATTCCTCACAAGGTTCTGCTCATATACCAGATTACAGACAATGGGCGATTCGGCTGTTCGCCTTCAACCTCGCCTGAATCCAAAATGGCTGGAGGAGTACATCGATACCTCTGCCTCTGCACTGCGCTTGGTTTCATTACAAGCAGCAGGAAAAGTTTCCTCATTCGCACAAGAAGCCGTCGTGCAGTTTTTAATAGAGTACGAAATGATCAAAGCGGGGAAGAATCCAGACAGCAGCGATGCTCTTGACGATTAA
- a CDS encoding hypothetical protein (Evidence 5 : Unknown function; MaGe:77309597): MVLPVYMKHGEINKELDLPSDYTTDVETFMRLLGLPQSDAKISYLA; this comes from the coding sequence GTGGTATTGCCGGTGTATATGAAGCACGGTGAGATCAACAAAGAACTGGATCTCCCCAGCGACTACACCACCGACGTCGAAACCTTCATGCGCTTACTTGGACTGCCGCAGTCAGATGCAAAGATTTCATATCTTGCTTGA
- a CDS encoding AbrB/MazE/SpoVT family DNA-binding domain-containing protein (MaGe:77309598) gives MATTTISARFKIVIPKDVREKLHLEPQQRLQVIEKGGVITLIPEVPLKSLKGILKDMPKADLREKKDRM, from the coding sequence ATGGCTACGACAACGATCTCGGCGAGGTTTAAAATTGTGATCCCGAAAGATGTGCGGGAGAAGCTTCATCTGGAGCCTCAACAGCGCTTGCAGGTCATCGAAAAGGGAGGAGTCATAACCCTCATTCCCGAGGTTCCGCTAAAATCTCTCAAAGGGATACTTAAGGACATGCCGAAGGCGGATCTGAGAGAAAAGAAGGATCGGATGTGA
- a CDS encoding Helix-turn-helix transcriptional regulator (MaGe:77309599), with translation MRNTLKAFKAKALARPDVRREYDGLKEEFELLDEILRARTEAGLTQAELATRIGTTQSAVARLESSMGKHSPSIDTLKRYASALGYRLQVRLVKRQGLSARAYKGRTTIDANAVLDRARALRIKQQGFHVTDDVIGSIKRK, from the coding sequence ATGCGAAACACACTGAAAGCCTTTAAAGCCAAAGCACTCGCCCGTCCGGATGTGCGCCGCGAATACGATGGACTCAAGGAAGAGTTCGAGCTACTCGACGAAATTCTAAGAGCGAGAACCGAGGCGGGGCTCACACAAGCCGAGCTGGCCACACGTATTGGTACCACGCAATCAGCCGTCGCTCGTTTAGAAAGCTCAATGGGGAAACACTCTCCTTCCATCGATACGCTCAAGCGGTATGCCTCGGCCCTCGGATACCGACTTCAAGTTCGCCTGGTGAAGAGGCAGGGCTTGTCCGCAAGAGCATACAAGGGGCGCACGACCATCGATGCGAATGCCGTGTTGGACAGAGCCCGCGCCCTTCGGATAAAGCAGCAAGGCTTTCATGTAACAGACGACGTGATCGGATCAATCAAGAGAAAATAA
- a CDS encoding hypothetical protein (Evidence 4 : Unknown function but conserved in other organisms; MaGe:77309600), which translates to MKGLRFERIGKGRYYNVVFHIGSTYIPVSDDTVEELRTQSLLPAERFLDLLVDRVGYSSYLKDQIRTELKSSGDPVTQITVLQGAIREL; encoded by the coding sequence ATGAAGGGCTTACGCTTCGAACGCATCGGCAAAGGTCGCTACTACAACGTGGTCTTCCACATCGGAAGCACTTACATTCCGGTCAGCGACGACACCGTCGAAGAACTCCGGACCCAGAGCCTGCTGCCCGCCGAGCGCTTCCTCGATCTTCTCGTCGACCGCGTCGGCTACTCGTCCTATCTCAAAGATCAGATCCGCACCGAATTAAAATCCTCCGGCGATCCCGTGACGCAGATCACGGTCTTGCAGGGGGCGATTAGAGAGTTATAG
- a CDS encoding Nitrogen regulatory protein P-II (MaGe:77309601) produces the protein MGALTLHPMKEIRVVVAGEHRAFVTELLDRVNATGYTIIGNLSGKGHHGVREAHFMFSEQESLEMIMTVVPEDKVEPILAGLRPLFERHSGVMFVADVSVSRQEYFGKKTKGA, from the coding sequence ATGGGCGCGTTGACGTTGCATCCGATGAAGGAAATTCGTGTGGTCGTGGCGGGAGAACATCGGGCCTTTGTGACCGAGCTGCTGGATCGTGTTAACGCGACCGGCTATACGATCATCGGCAATCTGTCCGGCAAAGGGCACCACGGAGTCCGCGAGGCGCACTTCATGTTCAGCGAGCAAGAAAGCCTCGAGATGATCATGACCGTCGTACCGGAGGACAAGGTCGAGCCGATCCTCGCCGGCCTGCGGCCGCTCTTCGAACGGCACTCCGGCGTCATGTTCGTCGCGGACGTCTCCGTGAGCCGCCAGGAATACTTCGGGAAGAAGACCAAAGGAGCCTAG